TGACGCTCTCACGATCCGCCGGGCGCAGCAGGTTGCGAAGCCGCCCTTCCGCGTCCTTATCGTTCCGGAAACAGACCCCGGCGGCGAACCCCAGACAAAACCGCGTGCGCTCAATTATGCGCTGTCACGCTCACGCGGCGAGCTTGTCACGATTTTCGATGCGGAGGACCGCCCCCACCCCGACCAGCTCAGGGACGCGGCGAGCGCCTTTGCCGCACATCCTGACTGGGTCGCCCTGCAGGCACCGCTGCTATATTTCAACACGAGCGACAGCCGGCTAGCAGCGCAGTTCGGGCTTGAATATGCCGGACTGTTCACGGTCCTGCTGCCGTTTTATGACCGCGCAGGTCTACCTTTCCCTCTCGGCGGAACGTCCAATCATATGCGGCGCGCCGAGCTGGAAGCGGTCGGCGGCTGGGACGCCTATAACGTCACCGAAGACGCGGATCTGGCATTCAGGCTGGCGGCGCTGGGCGGACGGATCGGCTGGATCGCGCCCCCCACCAAAGAGGAAGCCGTTTCCAGCCTTCGGCCCTGGATGCGTCAGCGCTCGCGCTGGATCAAAGGTTACATCCAAACCTGGCTGGTTCATATGAACAGGCCACTGTCGGGCGGGTGGCGTCGCGTCGTCATGCTTCAGCTCACGCTCGGTCTCTCACTCCTGTCGGTGCTGTTTTACGCGCCGGTGATCCTCTACTTGACCCTGTTTGCCATCGCTTCCTTTAGCGGTCTGATCGAGAGCCCGATGCCGGGTGTCTATCTCGGTGCGCTCGGGGTCAGCCTCGCCTGCGGCATGGCCGTCGGGGCTATCGGAGCGGTCCGGGCCGGGCAGTTCCGACTGCTGGCTCATGTCCCCCTTATGCCTCTCTACTGGCTAATGCTGTTCCCGCCTTTCATGGCTGCACTTTTCGAGCTGCGAACCCGCCCCTTTCACTGGCACAAGACCGAACATGGTGTTACCGCCGCGCCGCCCGGGAAAACGGGCAGGTAAACTATGCGGCCATTATGGATGACACGCTTCATCTGATCCTGACATTAGGCGGCATTGCCGTCTGTGCCGTGCTGGCCGCCATCGGAATCCGCCTGCGATTTCAGGAAAAGACGGACATACGACCCTACCGCATGCCCTGGATGATCATTGCGCTGGTCGCGATTGCTTTGGGGTTCATGCTCGTCGTCCATCTGGTCAACCTGTTCGGGTTCGAAACGGGTGGGCGGCGTTAGACCGGATGGGTCTCCGATGTGGATCGTTCTCCCGCCGGAATGGCCAAGCGCGAACGGTTGAACAACCAGCCGGCGAGACTTTCGTGCAGAAGTACGGAGAGCAAGATGCAGAGCCCGGCAATCCGCCAGACCGCATCGATGTCTTCGAACGCACCGTGGGTCTGGGCATAGGCAATATAGAAAATCGTCCCCATGCCCCGAATGCCGAAGAAAGCCATCTTGAACTGCTCCTTGAATGAACAGTCCAGACCGATCAGGGCCAGCAAACCGACAACCGGACGCACGATCAGAATCAGACCCAGCGCAATGATAAGATCGGACCAGCGCCACTGTGTCCACAATTCCGCCGCCACGAATGTTCCGAACCAGAGCAGCAGAATGACCATCATGATTCCTTCGAACTGATCTGCCGATTCATGCGCTTCACGCGCGTAAGCGGGCTCATCGGCGGAGCGCATCTCAGGATCGGGACTGTGCTTGCGGCCTGAACGGGCTGCGATGAAAACGGACAGGAAGCCGTAGGCATGTACGAATTCGGCCAGCCCGTAAGCGATGAGCGTTGCGGCCAGCATGACGATCAGCGGACTGCTGCGCTCATTCTTCGCATCGCCGAATTTCGAAAACAGAATCCGCGTGATCAACCAGCCCACACCCCAGCCGATCGCCATGCCAGCTCCCACGCGGTACAGCACGTCATAGGCCAGAAAATCGACCCAGTCGAATGTTCCCAAGCTGAGCGCGATCGCCGCCCAGACAAAAGGAAAGGCCAGACCGTCATTCAGTCCCGCCTCGGAGGTCAGCGCAATTCGCGTGGGATCTTCGCTTTGACCCGGTCCGCCGACCTGAACCGATCGCGCGAGGACTGGGTCCGTCGGTGCAAGAACGGCACCCAGCAACAAGGCTCCCGCCAGACCCAGTCCGGTCCAGCTACCCAGAAAGACCAGCGCCAATATGGTCAGCGGCATGGCGATGCCGAGTAGCCGCCAGGTCGCGTGCCAGCGCTGCCAGCCTGCTTTCAGGTCGATGGCCAGACCTGCTGCTGTCAGGCTGATGATGACGATGAGCTCAGAACTATGCGTGATGATCTGCGCTTGCAGCTCGGAACTCAGCGGAGAGATATAGGGGAAACCAAGCAACGTCGCTAGCGCGCCTAGAGCGATGTAGATGATAGGCAGATTGATATGATAGCGCCGCGCCAGACCCGGCTGCAACGTCAGTCCGAACAAGGCGAACCCCACCAGCGCATAGGCGCAAGCCACGGGGTTTGAGAGTAATAAATCAATCAATGACGCAGGCCTCGATCTGGCTGCTGCCCACTCGCGGTTACAGTCCGTGT
This genomic window from Algimonas porphyrae contains:
- a CDS encoding glycosyltransferase family 2 protein, giving the protein MPRRRRDRLPGHADRLRPASSIASGGTAMVLSLLFAAGILSDTDLGLILRNLTMLVAWVSVALGLIRVLACLTPRRVAAAPIAEHDLPDYTILLPLFREAHMVDGLVHSLTALDYPKDKLDIILICEACDALTIRRAQQVAKPPFRVLIVPETDPGGEPQTKPRALNYALSRSRGELVTIFDAEDRPHPDQLRDAASAFAAHPDWVALQAPLLYFNTSDSRLAAQFGLEYAGLFTVLLPFYDRAGLPFPLGGTSNHMRRAELEAVGGWDAYNVTEDADLAFRLAALGGRIGWIAPPTKEEAVSSLRPWMRQRSRWIKGYIQTWLVHMNRPLSGGWRRVVMLQLTLGLSLLSVLFYAPVILYLTLFAIASFSGLIESPMPGVYLGALGVSLACGMAVGAIGAVRAGQFRLLAHVPLMPLYWLMLFPPFMAALFELRTRPFHWHKTEHGVTAAPPGKTGR
- a CDS encoding cation:proton antiporter, with protein sequence MIDLLLSNPVACAYALVGFALFGLTLQPGLARRYHINLPIIYIALGALATLLGFPYISPLSSELQAQIITHSSELIVIISLTAAGLAIDLKAGWQRWHATWRLLGIAMPLTILALVFLGSWTGLGLAGALLLGAVLAPTDPVLARSVQVGGPGQSEDPTRIALTSEAGLNDGLAFPFVWAAIALSLGTFDWVDFLAYDVLYRVGAGMAIGWGVGWLITRILFSKFGDAKNERSSPLIVMLAATLIAYGLAEFVHAYGFLSVFIAARSGRKHSPDPEMRSADEPAYAREAHESADQFEGIMMVILLLWFGTFVAAELWTQWRWSDLIIALGLILIVRPVVGLLALIGLDCSFKEQFKMAFFGIRGMGTIFYIAYAQTHGAFEDIDAVWRIAGLCILLSVLLHESLAGWLFNRSRLAIPAGERSTSETHPV